From Streptomyces sp. Edi4, one genomic window encodes:
- a CDS encoding FAD-dependent monooxygenase, which yields MTGIPHVLIIGGGLGGLCLAQGLRKAGLGFAVYERDDVRGLEQDRFQDQRVRIGPQGARALYECLPPEAWEEFTACAEGGGRSAFVTEQLRELLVLPQPTAGTTPQHTHHRASGSALHRLLMSGLDGHLVHGGREFTGYERTGDGRIGAHFADGATAHGDLLVGADGADSRVRRQLLPHAVRADTHVLAVSGRLDLAGARTDELPEILVTASTSVLTPRSDAMFCAAGLTSAAGRRGRAGADPGPADGPLLARPGHHVLWTYVARTATYPRDVGHFDGKALRAEVAGRIESWHPDLVRLVAEADPESVVAVRMLGMRPVEPWPPGPVTLLGDAIHGMPALGGTGATTALRDARLLSGLLARRRDPVQAIGAYESEMRSYGFDAVARSLRATRSATSESRLARTLLRGALRTAAHSGWVRAAVFRDFGE from the coding sequence ATGACCGGCATACCGCACGTCCTGATCATCGGCGGCGGCCTCGGGGGGCTGTGTCTGGCCCAGGGGCTGCGCAAGGCGGGTCTGGGCTTCGCGGTGTACGAACGCGACGACGTGCGGGGCTTGGAGCAGGACCGCTTCCAGGACCAGCGCGTGCGCATCGGGCCGCAGGGCGCGCGGGCCCTGTACGAGTGCCTGCCGCCCGAGGCGTGGGAGGAGTTCACCGCGTGCGCCGAGGGCGGGGGCCGGTCCGCGTTCGTGACCGAGCAGCTGCGGGAACTGCTCGTCCTGCCCCAGCCGACCGCCGGCACAACACCCCAGCACACCCACCACCGCGCGAGCGGCAGCGCCCTGCACCGGCTCCTGATGTCGGGGCTCGACGGTCATCTGGTGCACGGGGGCCGGGAGTTCACCGGGTACGAGCGGACCGGCGACGGCCGGATCGGCGCGCACTTCGCCGACGGCGCCACCGCCCACGGCGACCTGCTGGTGGGCGCGGACGGCGCCGACTCCCGGGTACGGCGCCAGTTGCTGCCGCACGCGGTGCGCGCCGACACCCATGTGCTCGCGGTGAGCGGGAGGCTCGATCTCGCCGGGGCGCGGACCGATGAGCTGCCGGAGATCCTGGTCACCGCCTCGACGTCCGTCCTCACCCCGCGCTCGGACGCGATGTTCTGCGCGGCCGGGCTCACCTCGGCGGCCGGGCGGCGCGGCCGCGCGGGCGCGGACCCCGGGCCTGCGGACGGTCCGCTGCTCGCCCGCCCCGGCCACCACGTGCTGTGGACGTACGTCGCGCGGACCGCCACCTACCCCAGGGACGTGGGCCACTTCGACGGCAAGGCGCTGCGGGCCGAGGTGGCCGGGCGGATCGAGAGCTGGCACCCGGACCTGGTGCGTCTGGTCGCGGAGGCGGACCCGGAGAGCGTCGTGGCGGTACGGATGCTCGGCATGCGGCCGGTCGAGCCGTGGCCGCCCGGTCCTGTGACGCTGCTCGGCGACGCCATCCACGGCATGCCCGCGCTCGGCGGCACCGGCGCCACCACCGCCCTGCGCGACGCCCGCCTCCTGAGCGGCCTGCTGGCCCGGCGCCGCGACCCGGTGCAGGCGATCGGGGCGTACGAGTCGGAGATGCGCTCCTACGGCTTCGACGCGGTCGCCAGATCGCTGCGCGCCACCCGCTCGGCGACCTCCGAGAGCCGCCTGGCGCGGACGCTGCTGCGCGGCGCGCTGCGGACGGCTGCGCACAGCGGGTGGGTACGGGCGGCGGTGTTCCGGGACTTCGGCGAGTAG
- a CDS encoding SDR family NAD(P)-dependent oxidoreductase, producing MTHPEKNASHLARFQGHIALVTGAGRGIGAAVARRLTAEGAQVLIADVDLAGAEATAAELKGAVARHCDVADRASVEAAVAFAVEEFGRLDILVNNAYSCHADADRFEDEDDEGWARDLDITLTGAFRCSRAALPHLAASGRGAIVNIGSVNGEQDFGNHAYSAAKAGLASLTRTLAGDAAARGVRVNLVHPGTIRTPAWADRADQLDRLAAAYPLGRVGEPDDIAAAVAFLASADASWVTGTTLRVDGGLLAVNTGFQHVTGGGAQGS from the coding sequence ATGACGCATCCTGAGAAGAACGCCTCGCACCTCGCCCGCTTCCAAGGACACATCGCGTTGGTCACCGGCGCGGGCCGCGGCATCGGCGCCGCCGTCGCGCGCAGGCTCACCGCCGAAGGCGCCCAAGTCCTCATCGCCGACGTCGACTTGGCGGGCGCCGAGGCCACCGCCGCCGAGCTGAAGGGCGCCGTGGCCCGGCACTGCGACGTCGCCGACCGGGCCTCGGTGGAGGCGGCGGTCGCCTTCGCCGTCGAGGAGTTCGGCCGCCTCGACATCCTGGTCAACAACGCCTACTCCTGCCACGCGGACGCCGACCGCTTCGAGGACGAGGACGACGAGGGGTGGGCCCGCGACCTCGACATCACCCTCACCGGCGCCTTCCGCTGCTCGCGCGCCGCCCTGCCGCACCTCGCCGCCTCCGGCCGGGGCGCCATCGTGAACATCGGCTCGGTCAACGGCGAGCAGGACTTCGGCAACCACGCCTACAGTGCCGCCAAGGCGGGCCTGGCCTCCCTGACCCGTACGCTCGCGGGCGACGCGGCGGCGCGCGGGGTGCGCGTCAACCTCGTCCACCCCGGCACGATCCGCACCCCCGCCTGGGCCGACCGCGCGGACCAGCTGGACCGGCTGGCAGCGGCCTACCCGCTGGGCCGGGTCGGTGAGCCCGACGACATCGCGGCGGCCGTCGCCTTCCTCGCCTCCGCCGACGCGTCCTGGGTCACCGGCACCACGCTGCGCGTCGACGGCGGACTGCTCGCCGTCAACACCGGCTTCCAGCACGTGACCGGCGGTGGCGCGCAAGGATCGTAA
- a CDS encoding serine hydrolase domain-containing protein translates to MGHGGTGLVVRELGVVDVRGAITPGYEPVQDAFVRNFTHRGEHGAALAVYRHGRKVVDLWAGTKDVHGTADWALDTAQIVRSATKGVAAAVPLLLHQRGRLDLDAPVSTYWPQFKAAGKDRTLVRHLLAHRAGVPALDRPLTPAEAVDGESGPAAVAAQAPAWEPGTAHGYHAQTYSWLVAELVRRVTGRTIGRWFAEEVAGPLGLDFWMGVPATEAHRVGRVGPVEPPEEGAGGLRLRPKRAVADAYADPESLTRRAFGAIDPLPDENDPAYRAAELPASAGISTARALARFYAATIGEVDGGQRLFAPATLTLARTEESEGPDRVLVVNTRFGLGYMLHGPASPLLAPGSFGHPGRGGSLGFADPESGIAFGYVTNGHQRNVTADPRAQALVRALRSTL, encoded by the coding sequence ATGGGGCATGGGGGGACGGGGCTAGTGGTGAGGGAGTTGGGCGTGGTCGACGTACGGGGTGCCATCACACCGGGCTACGAACCCGTCCAGGACGCCTTCGTACGCAACTTCACCCACCGAGGCGAACACGGCGCCGCCCTCGCCGTGTACCGGCACGGCCGCAAGGTCGTCGACCTGTGGGCCGGCACGAAGGACGTGCATGGCACGGCGGACTGGGCCCTGGACACCGCCCAGATCGTCCGCTCCGCCACCAAGGGCGTGGCCGCCGCCGTCCCCCTCCTCCTGCACCAGCGCGGCCGCCTGGACCTGGACGCCCCGGTGTCCACGTACTGGCCGCAGTTCAAGGCCGCTGGCAAGGACCGCACCCTGGTCCGCCACCTCCTGGCCCACCGCGCCGGCGTACCCGCACTGGACCGCCCGCTCACCCCCGCCGAAGCCGTCGACGGCGAGTCGGGCCCGGCGGCGGTGGCCGCGCAGGCCCCGGCCTGGGAGCCCGGCACCGCGCACGGCTACCACGCGCAGACCTACAGCTGGCTCGTCGCCGAACTGGTCCGGCGGGTCACGGGCCGCACCATCGGCCGCTGGTTCGCCGAGGAGGTCGCGGGCCCGCTCGGCCTGGACTTCTGGATGGGCGTGCCCGCCACCGAGGCGCACCGGGTCGGCCGCGTCGGCCCCGTGGAGCCGCCCGAGGAGGGCGCGGGCGGCCTGCGGCTGCGCCCCAAACGCGCCGTCGCCGACGCCTACGCCGACCCGGAATCCCTGACCCGCCGTGCGTTCGGCGCGATCGACCCGCTGCCCGACGAGAACGACCCCGCCTACCGCGCCGCCGAACTCCCCGCGTCCGCCGGCATCTCCACCGCCCGCGCCCTGGCCCGCTTCTACGCCGCCACCATCGGCGAAGTGGACGGCGGGCAGCGGCTGTTCGCGCCCGCGACGCTCACCCTGGCCCGCACCGAGGAGAGCGAGGGGCCCGACCGCGTGCTCGTCGTCAACACCCGCTTCGGGCTCGGCTACATGCTGCACGGCCCGGCGTCCCCGCTGCTCGCCCCCGGCTCCTTCGGCCACCCCGGCCGTGGCGGCTCGCTCGGTTTCGCCGACCCCGAGTCGGGCATCGCGTTCGGCTACGTGACCAACGGCCACCAGCGGAACGTCACCGCCGATCCCCGCGCCCAGGCTCTGGTGCGGGCGCTACGTTCGACCCTATGA
- a CDS encoding ABC transporter ATP-binding protein, producing MNVPSLEVSGLAFAYPDGHQALFGVDLTVGRGERVALLGPNGAGKTTLVLHLNGILEGGAGSVTVAGLPVAKQNLAEIRRRVGIVFQDPDDQLFMPTVREDVAFGPAASGVRGAELEERVMGALARVGMAEYADRPPHHLSFGQRRRVAVATVLAMSPEILVLDEPSSNLDPASRRELADILRGLDVTVLMVTHDLPYALELCERAVILSDGVIVADGATGDVLSDAPLMHTHRLELPFGFNPAAR from the coding sequence GTGAACGTCCCGTCCCTCGAAGTGTCCGGCCTCGCCTTCGCCTACCCCGACGGGCATCAGGCGCTGTTCGGTGTCGACCTGACCGTGGGGCGCGGTGAACGGGTCGCGCTGCTCGGCCCCAACGGCGCGGGCAAGACGACGCTCGTCCTCCACCTCAACGGCATCCTCGAAGGCGGCGCGGGTTCGGTGACCGTGGCCGGGCTGCCCGTCGCCAAGCAGAACCTCGCGGAGATCAGGCGCAGGGTCGGCATCGTCTTCCAGGACCCCGACGACCAGCTCTTCATGCCGACGGTCCGCGAGGACGTCGCCTTCGGCCCGGCGGCGTCGGGGGTGCGGGGGGCGGAGCTGGAGGAACGGGTCATGGGGGCGCTGGCTCGGGTGGGGATGGCGGAGTACGCCGACCGGCCGCCGCACCATCTGTCCTTCGGGCAGCGCCGCCGGGTCGCCGTCGCGACGGTGCTGGCGATGTCCCCGGAGATCCTGGTCCTTGACGAGCCCTCCTCCAACCTCGACCCGGCGTCGCGGCGTGAACTGGCGGACATCCTGCGGGGGTTGGACGTGACGGTGCTCATGGTCACGCATGACCTGCCGTATGCGCTGGAGCTCTGCGAGCGGGCGGTGATTCTCAGTGACGGGGTCATCGTGGCGGACGGGGCGACGGGGGACGTGCTGTCCGACGCGCCCCTGATGCACACGCACCGCCTTGAACTCCCGTTCGGCTTCAACCCCGCCGCGCGCTGA
- the cbiQ gene encoding cobalt ECF transporter T component CbiQ, with amino-acid sequence MGAGHSHRLYRHDHSPVHELPPHCKLAAVFLFVLVVVSTPREAMWAFALYAVLLAAVAGAARIPAGYLLKRLLIEVPFVAFALLMPFVVPGEQVHVLGLSLSESGLWGAWNVLAKGTLGVAASVILASTTELRSLLLGLQRLRLPPLLVQIASFMIRYGDVITDEMRRMSIARRSRGFEARGVRSWGVLAKSAGALFIRSYERGERVHLAMVSRGYAGTMPVIDEVTATRAQWTRAVALPGAALVVCLLGWTL; translated from the coding sequence GTGGGCGCGGGCCACTCCCACCGGCTGTACCGGCACGACCACTCGCCGGTCCACGAACTGCCCCCGCACTGCAAACTCGCGGCGGTGTTCCTGTTCGTGCTCGTCGTGGTCTCCACGCCGCGCGAGGCGATGTGGGCCTTCGCGCTGTACGCCGTGCTGCTCGCCGCCGTGGCGGGAGCGGCCCGCATCCCCGCCGGCTACCTGCTCAAGCGGCTGCTCATCGAGGTCCCGTTCGTGGCGTTCGCCCTGCTCATGCCGTTCGTCGTGCCCGGCGAGCAGGTCCACGTCCTTGGCCTCTCGCTCAGCGAGAGCGGCCTGTGGGGCGCCTGGAACGTGCTCGCCAAGGGCACGCTCGGCGTCGCCGCGTCCGTGATCCTCGCCTCCACCACCGAGCTGCGCTCGCTGCTGCTCGGCCTCCAGCGCCTCAGGCTGCCCCCGCTCCTGGTCCAGATCGCCTCCTTCATGATCCGGTACGGGGACGTCATCACCGACGAGATGCGCCGCATGTCCATCGCCCGACGCTCGCGGGGCTTCGAGGCGCGGGGCGTGCGCTCCTGGGGCGTCCTCGCCAAGTCCGCCGGCGCGCTGTTCATCCGCTCCTACGAGCGGGGCGAACGCGTCCATCTCGCGATGGTCAGCCGTGGTTACGCCGGGACGATGCCGGTGATCGACGAGGTCACCGCGACGCGGGCCCAGTGGACCCGGGCGGTCGCCCTGCCGGGGGCGGCGCTGGTGGTGTGCCTGCTGGGCTGGACCCTGTGA
- a CDS encoding energy-coupling factor ABC transporter permease: MHVPDGFINAPVSAVTGVVAAAAVAVSLRGARRELGGASNALSGGGEKTAPLAGLVAAFIFAVQMLNFPVAAGTSGHLLGGALAAILVGPYTGVLCVSVVLLMQGILFADGGLTALGVNITDMAITTTVVAYLVFRALVKVLPRTRRSVTAASFVAALLSVPAAALVFTAIYALGGTTDVPIGKVLTAMVGVHVLIGIGEAVITALTVGAVIAVRPDLVYGARGLSAPLKLRVGGELIDAPAAPVAPAAPARAGSTRKVWGIGIVTALLLAGFVSFYASASPDGLEKVAHDKGIDAKTTQHASSESPLADYSVKDIGDARLAGGLAGVIGVGATVAVGSGVFWVVRRRRTRPADERTPETV, translated from the coding sequence ATGCATGTACCCGATGGATTCATCAACGCACCTGTATCGGCGGTCACAGGCGTGGTCGCCGCCGCCGCCGTCGCCGTCAGTCTGCGCGGCGCGCGCCGCGAGCTCGGGGGCGCCTCGAACGCGCTGAGCGGCGGAGGAGAGAAGACCGCGCCGCTCGCGGGCCTGGTCGCCGCGTTCATCTTCGCGGTGCAGATGCTGAACTTCCCCGTCGCGGCCGGCACCAGCGGGCACCTCCTCGGCGGCGCGCTCGCCGCGATACTCGTCGGGCCCTACACCGGCGTGCTGTGCGTGTCCGTGGTCCTGCTCATGCAGGGCATCCTCTTCGCCGACGGCGGCCTCACCGCGCTCGGCGTCAACATCACCGACATGGCGATCACGACCACCGTCGTCGCCTACCTCGTGTTCCGCGCGCTGGTCAAGGTGCTGCCCCGCACCCGCCGCTCGGTGACCGCCGCCTCGTTCGTGGCCGCGCTGCTGTCCGTGCCGGCCGCCGCCCTGGTCTTCACCGCGATCTACGCGCTCGGCGGCACCACCGACGTACCGATCGGCAAGGTGCTCACCGCGATGGTCGGCGTGCACGTCCTGATCGGCATCGGCGAGGCCGTCATCACCGCGCTCACCGTGGGCGCCGTCATCGCCGTACGCCCCGACCTCGTGTACGGCGCCCGGGGCCTGAGCGCGCCGCTCAAGCTGCGCGTCGGCGGCGAGCTCATCGATGCGCCCGCCGCCCCCGTGGCACCGGCCGCCCCCGCCCGCGCCGGCTCCACCCGCAAGGTGTGGGGCATCGGCATCGTCACCGCCCTGCTGCTCGCCGGCTTCGTGTCGTTCTACGCCTCCGCAAGCCCCGACGGCCTGGAGAAGGTCGCCCACGACAAGGGCATCGACGCCAAGACCACCCAGCACGCCAGCTCCGAATCGCCGCTCGCCGACTACTCCGTCAAGGACATCGGCGACGCCCGGCTGGCCGGCGGCCTCGCCGGAGTGATCGGCGTCGGCGCCACGGTCGCGGTGGGCAGCGGCGTGTTCTGGGTCGTCCGCAGGCGCCGGACGCGGCCCGCCGACGAACGCACCCCGGAAACGGTCTGA
- a CDS encoding SsgA family sporulation/cell division regulator — protein MSPAVEDHAEDHPAGRAVEEHARARVVTDAPLSSPVPVALRYDPADASGAVCFAFPGGNEWIFPRSLLESGLRAPASRGDVSVWPCGRAQTVLEFHSPDGVAVVQFDSSPLVRFLRHTYATDARAAPSPTGSGR, from the coding sequence ATGTCCCCCGCAGTCGAGGACCACGCCGAGGACCATCCCGCCGGACGCGCGGTGGAGGAACACGCGCGGGCCCGCGTCGTCACGGACGCCCCGCTGTCCAGCCCCGTCCCGGTCGCCCTGCGCTACGACCCCGCCGACGCCTCCGGAGCGGTCTGCTTCGCCTTCCCCGGCGGCAACGAGTGGATCTTTCCGCGCTCGCTCCTGGAGTCGGGCCTTCGCGCTCCCGCCAGCCGGGGCGATGTGAGCGTCTGGCCCTGCGGCCGGGCCCAGACGGTCCTCGAATTTCACTCGCCCGACGGAGTGGCCGTCGTCCAGTTCGACAGCTCGCCCCTGGTGCGCTTCCTGCGCCACACCTACGCCACCGACGCCCGGGCCGCGCCGTCCCCCACGGGCTCCGGCCGCTGA
- a CDS encoding MMPL family transporter, producing MATFLYRLGRFAFRRRRYVALVWVALLALAGFGAASATTATSSSFSIPGTEAQRAFDLLKERFPNQTADGATARVVFKAPAGQKMADPANKAAVEKTVAGLKSGSDQVAKVTDPFAAGGVSHSGQGSVAYIQVSYKANAMQLTDATRDALKKSGEDAKKAGLTVEIGGDALQAMPETGAGEIVGVVIAGLVLVITFGSLVAAGLPLLTALIGVGIGVSTITALANVLDLGSTTSTLAMMIGLAVGIDYALFIVSRYRAELAEGREREEAAGRAVGTAGSAVVFAGLTVVIALVGLAVVNIPMLTKMGVAAAGTVVIAVLIALTLIPALLGFAGKRVLGRKARKAHERGERAADAKPNMGTRWASFVLRKPVWVLLAGVIGLGAIALPASSLQMGLPDDGSQPTSTTQRRAYDALSEGFGPGFNGPLMVVVDGKGAAGGVKGAADATVAAIKKLPDAGPVMPPAYNKDSGNDTATITVIPKSKPSSTQTEDLVHSIRDTGASLKADTGAKLLVTGSTAMNIDFSQKMNDALLPYLALVVGLAFLLLMVVFRSVLVPLKAALGFLLSVVAALGAVVAVFQWGWLGSVFGVQQTGPIMSMMPIFMVGVVFGLAMDYEVFLVTRMREAYVHGERPGQAIVTGFKHGARVVTAAAVIMIAVFSGFIGSSEQMIKMIGFGLAIAVFFDAFIVRMAIVPAVLALLGAKAWWLPRWLDKALPNVDVEGEGLLKQQGAGDADGDRELARV from the coding sequence GTGGCCACGTTCCTCTACCGCCTCGGCAGGTTCGCCTTCCGGCGCCGCCGCTATGTCGCCCTGGTGTGGGTGGCACTGCTCGCGCTCGCCGGGTTCGGTGCCGCCTCCGCCACCACCGCCACCTCCTCCTCGTTCTCGATCCCGGGCACCGAGGCGCAGCGCGCCTTCGACCTGCTCAAGGAGCGGTTCCCGAACCAGACCGCCGACGGGGCCACCGCCCGCGTCGTCTTCAAGGCGCCGGCCGGGCAGAAGATGGCCGACCCCGCCAACAAGGCCGCCGTCGAGAAGACCGTGGCCGGTCTGAAGTCGGGCTCCGACCAGGTCGCCAAGGTCACCGACCCGTTCGCCGCGGGCGGCGTCTCGCACAGTGGCCAGGGTTCCGTCGCCTACATCCAGGTCTCCTACAAGGCCAACGCGATGCAGCTCACCGACGCCACGCGTGACGCGCTCAAGAAGAGCGGCGAGGACGCGAAGAAGGCCGGGCTCACCGTGGAGATCGGCGGTGACGCGCTCCAGGCGATGCCGGAGACCGGCGCCGGTGAGATCGTCGGCGTGGTCATCGCGGGCCTCGTCCTGGTGATCACCTTCGGCTCGCTGGTCGCGGCGGGGCTGCCGCTGCTGACCGCGCTGATCGGCGTCGGCATCGGCGTCTCCACCATCACCGCGCTCGCCAACGTGCTGGACCTCGGCTCCACCACCTCCACGCTCGCGATGATGATCGGCCTCGCCGTCGGCATCGACTACGCGCTGTTCATCGTCTCGCGCTACCGGGCGGAGCTCGCCGAGGGCCGCGAGCGCGAGGAAGCCGCGGGACGGGCCGTGGGCACGGCCGGGTCCGCCGTCGTGTTCGCCGGTCTGACCGTGGTCATCGCCCTGGTCGGCCTCGCCGTCGTCAACATCCCGATGCTCACCAAGATGGGTGTGGCCGCGGCCGGCACGGTCGTCATCGCCGTCCTCATCGCGCTGACCCTCATACCCGCGCTGCTCGGCTTCGCCGGCAAGCGGGTGCTCGGCCGCAAGGCCCGCAAGGCGCACGAGCGGGGCGAGCGCGCCGCCGACGCCAAGCCCAACATGGGTACCCGCTGGGCGAGCTTCGTGCTGCGCAAGCCTGTGTGGGTGCTGCTGGCCGGCGTCATCGGTCTCGGCGCGATCGCGCTGCCCGCGAGCTCGCTCCAGATGGGTCTGCCCGACGACGGCTCGCAGCCGACGTCCACCACCCAGCGCCGCGCCTACGACGCCCTCTCGGAGGGCTTCGGACCCGGCTTCAACGGGCCGCTCATGGTGGTCGTGGACGGCAAGGGCGCCGCAGGGGGCGTCAAGGGCGCGGCCGACGCCACGGTCGCCGCGATCAAGAAGCTCCCGGACGCGGGCCCGGTCATGCCGCCCGCGTACAACAAGGACTCCGGCAACGACACGGCGACCATCACGGTCATCCCGAAGTCCAAGCCGTCCTCCACGCAGACGGAGGACCTGGTCCACTCGATCCGCGACACCGGTGCCTCGCTCAAGGCCGACACCGGGGCCAAGCTCCTGGTGACCGGCTCCACCGCGATGAACATCGACTTCTCGCAGAAGATGAACGACGCGCTGCTGCCCTATCTGGCGCTCGTCGTCGGCCTCGCCTTCCTGCTCCTGATGGTGGTCTTCCGCTCCGTCCTGGTCCCGCTGAAGGCGGCCCTCGGCTTCCTGCTCTCGGTCGTCGCGGCCCTGGGCGCGGTCGTCGCGGTCTTCCAGTGGGGCTGGCTCGGCTCGGTGTTCGGCGTGCAGCAGACCGGCCCGATCATGTCGATGATGCCGATCTTCATGGTGGGCGTGGTCTTCGGTCTCGCGATGGACTACGAGGTCTTCCTGGTCACGCGGATGCGCGAGGCGTACGTCCACGGCGAGCGGCCGGGACAGGCGATCGTCACCGGGTTCAAGCACGGCGCCCGGGTGGTCACCGCCGCCGCCGTCATCATGATCGCGGTCTTCTCCGGCTTCATCGGCTCCAGCGAGCAGATGATCAAGATGATCGGCTTCGGTCTTGCGATCGCGGTCTTCTTCGACGCGTTCATCGTCCGCATGGCCATCGTGCCGGCCGTGCTCGCCCTGCTCGGCGCGAAGGCCTGGTGGCTGCCGCGCTGGCTGGACAAGGCGCTGCCGAACGTCGACGTCGAGGGCGAGGGCCTGCTCAAGCAGCAGGGGGCAGGCGACGCCGACGGCGACCGTGAACTGGCGCGGGTCTGA
- a CDS encoding TetR/AcrR family transcriptional regulator encodes MAGRLTPERAAELYEAVLDLLREVGYDALTMDAVATRTRASKATLYRQWGNKPELVARALRHNKPVGLAEIDTGSLRGDFQAMVAREDDCQMEKDSALMRGLMRAVHDHPELHKALREVLIEPEITGLDTVLRRAVDRGEVSADNRALPYVVHMMVGAFAARQFIEDRPVDKAFLADYFDAVVLPALGDPR; translated from the coding sequence ATGGCGGGCAGACTCACCCCGGAACGCGCGGCTGAGCTCTACGAAGCCGTGCTCGACCTGTTGCGCGAGGTCGGTTACGACGCCCTGACCATGGACGCCGTCGCCACCCGCACCCGTGCCAGCAAGGCCACCCTCTACCGCCAGTGGGGGAACAAGCCGGAGCTGGTCGCACGGGCGCTGCGCCACAACAAGCCGGTCGGTCTCGCCGAGATCGACACCGGCTCGCTGCGCGGCGACTTCCAGGCGATGGTCGCCCGCGAGGACGACTGTCAGATGGAGAAGGACTCCGCGCTGATGCGGGGTCTGATGCGGGCCGTTCACGACCACCCCGAGCTCCACAAGGCGCTGCGCGAGGTGCTGATCGAGCCGGAGATCACCGGTCTCGACACGGTGCTGCGGCGCGCGGTGGACCGCGGTGAGGTCAGTGCGGACAACCGCGCCCTCCCCTACGTCGTGCACATGATGGTCGGCGCCTTCGCGGCCCGGCAGTTCATCGAGGACCGGCCCGTCGACAAGGCCTTCCTCGCCGACTACTTCGACGCCGTGGTCCTCCCCGCCCTCGGCGACCCCCGCTAG